In the Clavelina lepadiformis chromosome 8, kaClaLepa1.1, whole genome shotgun sequence genome, one interval contains:
- the LOC143469184 gene encoding uncharacterized protein LOC143469184 isoform X3 has product MDSKKDNTLRKFFSSAVTRKQKSSFLLTLKQNESDGNKDDVKVWTKDEEKILTTAERKLRKLFDRPTPWRDAGEKRMRFLFQKSHTDFGVTLPVIVSIGTLLVEYKFIDVCTRIWDFCHNTGDDKFSFLSCSTYVYMKKVLWNFSYDCPNFAKAAYKNKSFIERCMSEFDLPELSVDNLKDQKCFDAVKATMAILQNMTRNFHPVSSLIRRNGGLAKILKYYTYNDSGLKNTVIFTVTYCITENQNNKVLADENQFHDDDNGLMTEEQVRTEDEMLIWAIKVALQDLYDLPTPWDDRGGNILYFLLAVNCMYLKNNLPAIVSIGTLMVEYKFIDVCIRIWDFCHNTTDEKFMFISSKTYQNMKYVLWNFSDTCLDLAKAAFQNKTFIRRCMGEFDLPELNVEHLTDESHIKAVEATFNILKNMMRNFLPVSCLIRCKGDLEKISKYQTINELKVGTYVFMALANYISDEENMLMLASENQFLDDDNELLAEDRRRSEDEMMIRAVEVALQDLYDLPTPWDDAGEQILVFLDWIYTKYRKKNSHVIIFIGDLMVEYKYIDVCIRVWDFCHVTKDEKFKFLTCPAYQYMKNLFWNFSDDCLNLAKAVYENKIFIECCMSEFDLTELRIDNLTDEKRIWAVEATVCTLVNMTRHFHPISSLIRCNGGLKKILNYYDHDKLVLKTLVIMAAAHCITEEENDKIMAGKNVISFIVERLKNALNNPICMMSLAHADTSISFSTTELVIGLDKLASNESNKKSIVELNALSLLKRMLGPTSPSEQVQAASNCVWTLSFLPDNKDKIRQEPGLLEAVHRILSDPNTESKIKFSCEGIIFNIERAQPETEEMKKTPRKGKHVMISYQWNKQPIMLKLRDYLKKIGFETWVDVDKMKKSILDEMAHAVEDAEVVVIAMTDDYKNSNNCRTEAEYAYKRKKPIIPLLLEPGYDPKGWLGALLGMTLYIDLSNDDDCEEKFHDVEERIMTEIQTPAVDAPDACPPVAQSRTVTSIKSWTSSDVRSWAERNGIADIELVMSNFNGTDLYQLHKLMKKCQDLYYNALRSDHSLTLTQIGRLTEALENLI; this is encoded by the exons ATGGATTCTAAAAAGGATAATACCCTCAGGAAGTTTTTTTCTTCAGCTGTAACtcgaaaacaaaaatcaagttttcttCTTACGCTCAAGCAAAATGAAAGCGATGGAAACAAAG ATGATGTAAAGGTTTGGACTAAAGACGAAGAGAAAATTCTGACCACTGCCGAG CGCAAACTtcgaaaattgtttgatcGCCCAACACCCTGGAGAGATGCTGGCGAAAAACGCATgagatttttatttcaa aaATCTCACACAGACTTTGGAGTAACTTTACCGGTAATTGTTTCTATTGGAACGTTGTTGGTGGAATATAAATTCATTGATGTCTGCACTCGTATCTGGGACTTTTGTCACAACACTGGGGATGACAAATTTAGTTTCTTATCTTGCAGCACTTATGTATAT ATGAAGAAGGTTCTGTGGAATTTTTCTTATGATTGTCCCAATTTTGCAAAAGCtgcttacaaaaataaaagcttcattgaacgaTGCATGAGTGAATTTGACTTACCAGAACTTAGTGTTGACAACTTAAAAGATCAAAAATGCTTTGATGCAGTAAAG GCGACCATGGCAATACTTCAAAATATGACAAGAAATTTTCATCCTGTAAGTTCTCTGATACGACGCAATGGAGGGTTGGCGAAAATTCTGAAGTATTACACCTACAATGACTCTGGATTGAAAAATACAGTTATTTTCACTGTTACTTACTGTATTACTGaaaaccaaaacaacaaagtgTTGGCAG ATGAGAATCAGTTTCATGACGATGACAATGGTCTAATGACTGAGGAGCAAGTTAGAACTGAAGATGAGATGTTGATCTGGGCAATCAAG GTCGCACTACAGGATCTGTATGACCTACCAACACCCTGGGATGATCGTGGaggaaatattttgtattttctacTTGCG GTAAACTGCATGTATCTTAAGAATAATTTACCGGCAATTGTTTCTATTGGAACATTGATGGTGGAATATAAATTCATTGATGTCTGCATTCGTATCTGGGACTTCTGTCACAACACGACGGATGAAAAGTTCATGTTTATTTCTTCTAAAACATACCAAAAC atgaaatatgttttatggaACTTTTCTGATACTTGCCTCGACTTGGCCAAAGCAGCTTTCCAGAATAAGACATTCATAAGACGTTGCATGGGTGAATTTGACTTACCAGAGCTTAATGTGGAACATTTAACCGATGAAAGCCATATTAAGGCAGTAGAG GCCACTTTTAACATCCTGAAAAACATGATGAGAAATTTTCTTCCTGTAAGTTGTTTGATACGATGCAAGGGAGATTTGGAAAAGATTTCAAAGTATCAAACAATTAATGAGTTAAAAGTTGGAACTTATGTTTTCATGGCTCTTGCAAACTATATTTCTGATGAAGAGAACATGTTGATGTTGGCAA GTGAGAATCAGTTTTTAGATGACGACAATGAACTTTTGGCTGAAGATAGACGACGCAGTGAAGATGAAATGATGATCCGAGCAGTAGAG GTTGCGCTTCAGGATCTGTATGACCTACCAACACCCTGGGACGATGCTGGAGAACAAATTTTGGTCTTTCTGGATTGg ATATACACCAAGTATAGGAAAAAGAACTCAcatgtaattatttttattggtGATTTGATGGTGGAATATAAATACATTGACGTCTGCATTCGTGTTTGGGACTTCTGCCACGTTACAAAAGATGAAAAGTTCAAGTTTTTAACTTGCCCAGCGTACCAATAT atgaaaaatttgttttggaaCTTTTCTGATGATTGTCTGAACTTAGCCAAAGCAGTTTATGAGAACAAAATCTTTATTGAGTGTTGCATGAGCGAGTTTGATTTAACAGAACTTCGAATTGACAATTTAACAGATGAAAAGCGCATTTGGGCAGTAGAG gCCACCGTATGCACCTTGGTGAATATGACAAGGCATTTCCACCCTATAAGTTCTCTTATTCGATGCAATGGAGGACTGAAGAAGATTCTAAATTATTATGACCATGATAAGTTAGTGTTGAAAACTTTGGTAATCATGGCTGCTGCGCATTGCATTACTGAAGAAGAAAATGATAAGATAATGGCAG gaAAAAATGTTATATCTTTTATTGTTGAACGACTTAAAAATGCCTTGAATAACCCCATTTGTATGATGTCCCTTGCTCATGCGGACACCAGCATTTCTTTTTCCACCACAGAGTTAGTGATTGGCTTAGACAAACTTGCTAGTAACGAAAGCAATAAG aaatctATTGTTGAGTTGAATGCGCTCTCATTGTTAAAACGAATGCTTGGTCCAACCTCTCCATCAGAACAAGTGCAGGCAGCATCAAACTGTGTTTGGACTCTCTCTTTTCTTCCAGataataaagataaaatacGACAG GAACCAGGCCTGCTGGAAGCTGTACATCGTATTTTGTCAGATCCAAATACGGAATCTAAGATTAAGTTTTCATGTGAGGgaattattttcaatattgaAAGAGCTCAACCAGAGACAGAGGAAATGAAAAAGACGCCTAGAAAAGGCAAACACGTCATGATAAGTTATCAATGGAACAAACAACCAATAATGCTTAAA TTGAGAGATTATCTGAAGAAAATTGGATTCGAGACTTGGGTTGATGTTGATAAGATGAAAAAATCTATTCTTGATGAGATGGCACACGCAGTTGAGGACGCTGAAGTGGTTGTGATAGCGATGACTGATGATTATAAGAACAGCAACAATTGCAGGACTG AAGCTGAATACGCGTACAAACGCAAAAAGCCAATCATTCCCCTGCTTCTGGAACCAGGCTATGATCCAAAAGGATGGTTAGGAGCATTGCTTGGTATGACATTATATATTGACCTAAGCAATGACGATGATTGTGAAGAGAAGTTCCATGATGTGGAAGAGAGAATCATGACTGAAATTCAAACTCCAG CTGTTGACGCACCAGACGCCTGTCCACCTGTTGCCCAATCACGGACTGTTACGTCAATCAAATCCTGGACCTCGTCTGACGTAAGATCGTGGGCCGAGAGGAATGGAATTG
- the LOC143469184 gene encoding uncharacterized protein LOC143469184 isoform X2 yields MDSKKDNTLRKFFSSAVTRKQKSSFLLTLKQNESDGNKDDVKVWTKDEEKILTTAERKLRKLFDRPTPWRDAGEKRMRFLFQKSHTDFGVTLPVIVSIGTLLVEYKFIDVCTRIWDFCHNTGDDKFSFLSCSTYVYMKKVLWNFSYDCPNFAKAAYKNKSFIERCMSEFDLPELSVDNLKDQKCFDAVKATMAILQNMTRNFHPVSSLIRRNGGLAKILKYYTYNDSGLKNTVIFTVTYCITENQNNKVLADENQFHDDDNGLMTEEQVRTEDEMLIWAIKVALQDLYDLPTPWDDRGGNILYFLLAVNCMYLKNNLPAIVSIGTLMVEYKFIDVCIRIWDFCHNTTDEKFMFISSKTYQNMKYVLWNFSDTCLDLAKAAFQNKTFIRRCMGEFDLPELNVEHLTDESHIKAVEATFNILKNMMRNFLPVSCLIRCKGDLEKISKYQTINELKVGTYVFMALANYISDEENMLMLASENQFLDDDNELLAEDRRRSEDEMMIRAVEVALQDLYDLPTPWDDAGEQILVFLDWIYTKYRKKNSHVIIFIGDLMVEYKYIDVCIRVWDFCHVTKDEKFKFLTCPAYQYMKNLFWNFSDDCLNLAKAVYENKIFIECCMSEFDLTELRIDNLTDEKRIWAVEATVCTLVNMTRHFHPISSLIRCNGGLKKILNYYDHDKLVLKTLVIMAAAHCITEEENDKIMAGKNVISFIVERLKNALNNPICMMSLAHADTSISFSTTELVIGLDKLASNESNKKSIVELNALSLLKRMLGPTSPSEQVQAASNCVWTLSFLPDNKDKIRQEPGLLEAVHRILSDPNTESKIKFSCEGIIFNIERAQPETEEMKKTPRKGKHVMISYQWNKQPIMLKLRDYLKKIGFETWVDVDKMKKSILDEMAHAVEDAEVVVIAMTDDYKNSNNCRTAEYAYKRKKPIIPLLLEPGYDPKGWLGALLGMTLYIDLSNDDDCEEKFHDVEERIMTEIQTPGSITTVDAPDACPPVAQSRTVTSIKSWTSSDVRSWAERNGIADIELVMSNFNGTDLYQLHKLMKKCQDLYYNALRSDHSLTLTQIGRLTEALENLI; encoded by the exons ATGGATTCTAAAAAGGATAATACCCTCAGGAAGTTTTTTTCTTCAGCTGTAACtcgaaaacaaaaatcaagttttcttCTTACGCTCAAGCAAAATGAAAGCGATGGAAACAAAG ATGATGTAAAGGTTTGGACTAAAGACGAAGAGAAAATTCTGACCACTGCCGAG CGCAAACTtcgaaaattgtttgatcGCCCAACACCCTGGAGAGATGCTGGCGAAAAACGCATgagatttttatttcaa aaATCTCACACAGACTTTGGAGTAACTTTACCGGTAATTGTTTCTATTGGAACGTTGTTGGTGGAATATAAATTCATTGATGTCTGCACTCGTATCTGGGACTTTTGTCACAACACTGGGGATGACAAATTTAGTTTCTTATCTTGCAGCACTTATGTATAT ATGAAGAAGGTTCTGTGGAATTTTTCTTATGATTGTCCCAATTTTGCAAAAGCtgcttacaaaaataaaagcttcattgaacgaTGCATGAGTGAATTTGACTTACCAGAACTTAGTGTTGACAACTTAAAAGATCAAAAATGCTTTGATGCAGTAAAG GCGACCATGGCAATACTTCAAAATATGACAAGAAATTTTCATCCTGTAAGTTCTCTGATACGACGCAATGGAGGGTTGGCGAAAATTCTGAAGTATTACACCTACAATGACTCTGGATTGAAAAATACAGTTATTTTCACTGTTACTTACTGTATTACTGaaaaccaaaacaacaaagtgTTGGCAG ATGAGAATCAGTTTCATGACGATGACAATGGTCTAATGACTGAGGAGCAAGTTAGAACTGAAGATGAGATGTTGATCTGGGCAATCAAG GTCGCACTACAGGATCTGTATGACCTACCAACACCCTGGGATGATCGTGGaggaaatattttgtattttctacTTGCG GTAAACTGCATGTATCTTAAGAATAATTTACCGGCAATTGTTTCTATTGGAACATTGATGGTGGAATATAAATTCATTGATGTCTGCATTCGTATCTGGGACTTCTGTCACAACACGACGGATGAAAAGTTCATGTTTATTTCTTCTAAAACATACCAAAAC atgaaatatgttttatggaACTTTTCTGATACTTGCCTCGACTTGGCCAAAGCAGCTTTCCAGAATAAGACATTCATAAGACGTTGCATGGGTGAATTTGACTTACCAGAGCTTAATGTGGAACATTTAACCGATGAAAGCCATATTAAGGCAGTAGAG GCCACTTTTAACATCCTGAAAAACATGATGAGAAATTTTCTTCCTGTAAGTTGTTTGATACGATGCAAGGGAGATTTGGAAAAGATTTCAAAGTATCAAACAATTAATGAGTTAAAAGTTGGAACTTATGTTTTCATGGCTCTTGCAAACTATATTTCTGATGAAGAGAACATGTTGATGTTGGCAA GTGAGAATCAGTTTTTAGATGACGACAATGAACTTTTGGCTGAAGATAGACGACGCAGTGAAGATGAAATGATGATCCGAGCAGTAGAG GTTGCGCTTCAGGATCTGTATGACCTACCAACACCCTGGGACGATGCTGGAGAACAAATTTTGGTCTTTCTGGATTGg ATATACACCAAGTATAGGAAAAAGAACTCAcatgtaattatttttattggtGATTTGATGGTGGAATATAAATACATTGACGTCTGCATTCGTGTTTGGGACTTCTGCCACGTTACAAAAGATGAAAAGTTCAAGTTTTTAACTTGCCCAGCGTACCAATAT atgaaaaatttgttttggaaCTTTTCTGATGATTGTCTGAACTTAGCCAAAGCAGTTTATGAGAACAAAATCTTTATTGAGTGTTGCATGAGCGAGTTTGATTTAACAGAACTTCGAATTGACAATTTAACAGATGAAAAGCGCATTTGGGCAGTAGAG gCCACCGTATGCACCTTGGTGAATATGACAAGGCATTTCCACCCTATAAGTTCTCTTATTCGATGCAATGGAGGACTGAAGAAGATTCTAAATTATTATGACCATGATAAGTTAGTGTTGAAAACTTTGGTAATCATGGCTGCTGCGCATTGCATTACTGAAGAAGAAAATGATAAGATAATGGCAG gaAAAAATGTTATATCTTTTATTGTTGAACGACTTAAAAATGCCTTGAATAACCCCATTTGTATGATGTCCCTTGCTCATGCGGACACCAGCATTTCTTTTTCCACCACAGAGTTAGTGATTGGCTTAGACAAACTTGCTAGTAACGAAAGCAATAAG aaatctATTGTTGAGTTGAATGCGCTCTCATTGTTAAAACGAATGCTTGGTCCAACCTCTCCATCAGAACAAGTGCAGGCAGCATCAAACTGTGTTTGGACTCTCTCTTTTCTTCCAGataataaagataaaatacGACAG GAACCAGGCCTGCTGGAAGCTGTACATCGTATTTTGTCAGATCCAAATACGGAATCTAAGATTAAGTTTTCATGTGAGGgaattattttcaatattgaAAGAGCTCAACCAGAGACAGAGGAAATGAAAAAGACGCCTAGAAAAGGCAAACACGTCATGATAAGTTATCAATGGAACAAACAACCAATAATGCTTAAA TTGAGAGATTATCTGAAGAAAATTGGATTCGAGACTTGGGTTGATGTTGATAAGATGAAAAAATCTATTCTTGATGAGATGGCACACGCAGTTGAGGACGCTGAAGTGGTTGTGATAGCGATGACTGATGATTATAAGAACAGCAACAATTGCAGGACTG CTGAATACGCGTACAAACGCAAAAAGCCAATCATTCCCCTGCTTCTGGAACCAGGCTATGATCCAAAAGGATGGTTAGGAGCATTGCTTGGTATGACATTATATATTGACCTAAGCAATGACGATGATTGTGAAGAGAAGTTCCATGATGTGGAAGAGAGAATCATGACTGAAATTCAAACTCCAGGTTCTATTACTA CTGTTGACGCACCAGACGCCTGTCCACCTGTTGCCCAATCACGGACTGTTACGTCAATCAAATCCTGGACCTCGTCTGACGTAAGATCGTGGGCCGAGAGGAATGGAATTG